Proteins co-encoded in one Arthrobacter alpinus genomic window:
- a CDS encoding thiamine pyrophosphate-dependent enzyme: MGTLAGMIVTALADLGVRQVWGVVGDALNPLTEAIRNEERIEWIGVRHEEVAAFAAGAQSQLSGVLGVCMGTVGPGSIHLLNGLYDAKKSRTPVLAICGQVPSAEIGSGFFQEVNNDQLFADVSVFCKTVTTPGQLPYLLEQAVNTAQALSGVAVLSIPGDIGSQQAESNVRPHFVDVRRRQSPEPDAVAPAVQALNDAEAVTMLVGMGAREARAQVLAVAKALQAPMVLTLKAKEGLEKDNDFQVGQSGLIGNPAALHAFESCDTLLMVGTDFPYREWLPDGKVVIQMDLRGENIGARINVDHGVVGDAALALEMILPQLRGGRDGGHLVRTRKKYLHWRTEQSHLAEPGYDSTLVGRLRGTVDNPHEFIRPEAVAAAVNVHAASDAIFTSDTGMSTVWLSRFVTLDGDRRLIGSYNLGSMANAMPQALGAAALDRTRQVVAFCGDGGLTMLLGDLLTAVSYDLPVKLIVFNNGRLGMVKLEQEQVGLPEFGTVLRNPDLSDVARSCGFHGVRVENIEELDAAISTALAHPGPVLVDVRTNPEEVSLPPKTTVRQALGFAAAKIKETIDPSN; encoded by the coding sequence ATGGGCACTCTTGCCGGCATGATTGTCACGGCACTGGCGGATCTCGGGGTCAGGCAGGTCTGGGGCGTGGTGGGAGATGCGCTGAACCCGCTCACCGAGGCCATCCGGAACGAGGAGCGGATCGAGTGGATCGGGGTCCGGCACGAGGAGGTGGCCGCCTTTGCCGCCGGCGCCCAATCCCAGCTGTCTGGTGTATTGGGGGTGTGCATGGGCACTGTGGGACCCGGGTCAATCCACCTTTTGAACGGTCTGTACGACGCGAAGAAGTCCCGCACCCCGGTATTGGCTATTTGCGGTCAGGTGCCTAGTGCAGAAATTGGCAGCGGCTTCTTCCAGGAGGTCAACAACGATCAGCTCTTCGCCGACGTCTCGGTCTTTTGCAAGACAGTGACCACCCCCGGGCAGCTGCCTTATCTGCTGGAGCAGGCTGTCAATACCGCCCAAGCCTTGTCCGGTGTGGCCGTGCTGAGCATCCCGGGGGACATTGGCTCCCAGCAGGCAGAATCCAATGTGCGGCCACATTTTGTTGATGTTCGACGGCGGCAGTCGCCGGAGCCGGACGCCGTCGCTCCCGCTGTGCAGGCACTCAACGACGCCGAGGCGGTCACCATGTTAGTGGGCATGGGAGCCAGAGAAGCGCGGGCTCAAGTTCTTGCCGTGGCCAAGGCTCTGCAGGCGCCGATGGTGCTGACGCTTAAGGCGAAGGAGGGGCTGGAAAAGGACAATGACTTCCAGGTGGGTCAAAGCGGGCTGATCGGCAATCCTGCGGCGCTGCATGCCTTTGAATCCTGTGACACCTTGTTGATGGTGGGCACGGACTTCCCGTACCGCGAATGGCTGCCGGACGGCAAAGTGGTGATCCAGATGGATCTACGCGGAGAGAACATTGGTGCCCGTATCAACGTTGACCACGGTGTGGTGGGTGACGCGGCTTTGGCGCTGGAGATGATACTCCCGCAGCTGCGGGGCGGCCGGGACGGCGGTCATCTGGTGCGGACGCGGAAGAAATACTTGCACTGGAGAACAGAACAATCGCACTTGGCGGAGCCGGGCTACGATTCGACTCTTGTGGGGCGACTGCGAGGGACAGTGGATAACCCTCACGAATTTATCCGTCCGGAGGCCGTGGCCGCCGCCGTCAACGTGCACGCCGCGAGCGACGCCATTTTTACCTCGGATACAGGCATGTCGACGGTGTGGCTGTCCCGCTTCGTCACCTTGGATGGAGACCGGCGATTGATCGGTTCCTATAACTTGGGTTCCATGGCCAACGCCATGCCGCAGGCGCTGGGGGCGGCGGCCTTGGACAGGACACGGCAGGTAGTGGCATTCTGCGGGGACGGCGGTCTGACCATGCTGCTCGGTGATCTGCTGACGGCCGTGAGCTACGATCTGCCAGTCAAATTGATTGTGTTCAACAACGGCCGGCTGGGGATGGTGAAGCTGGAGCAGGAGCAAGTGGGGTTGCCCGAGTTCGGCACCGTCCTTCGCAATCCGGACCTGTCAGATGTAGCACGGTCCTGTGGTTTTCACGGTGTCCGAGTCGAGAACATCGAGGAGCTCGACGCCGCCATCAGTACCGCTTTGGCGCACCCTGGCCCCGTACTGGTGGACGTCCGGACCAACCCGGAGGAAGTGTCACTGCCGCCGAAGACCACAGTGCGTCAGGCGTTGGGCTTTGCTGCCGCCAAAATCAAAGAGACGATCGACCCGTCCAACTGA
- the recR gene encoding recombination mediator RecR, with protein MYEGAVQELIDELGRLPGIGPKSAQRLAFHILEADLDDMKRLVSAITTVKERVKFCTVCFNVTEAELCNICRDERRDPTIICVVEESKDVLAVERTRAFRGRYHVLGGSINPIAGIGPDQLRIRELLTRLNDAEIQEIIIATDPNLEGEATATYLSRMLKTLGIAVTRLASGLPVGGDLEYADEVTLGRAFEGRRNALT; from the coding sequence GTGTACGAGGGAGCAGTTCAGGAGCTCATTGACGAGTTGGGGCGCCTGCCAGGGATCGGCCCAAAATCGGCCCAGCGGCTCGCCTTCCACATCCTTGAAGCGGATCTGGACGACATGAAGCGTCTGGTCAGTGCCATCACCACTGTCAAGGAACGCGTCAAGTTCTGCACGGTCTGCTTCAACGTCACGGAAGCGGAACTTTGCAATATCTGCCGGGATGAACGCCGTGACCCCACCATCATTTGTGTGGTCGAAGAATCCAAGGACGTGCTGGCAGTGGAGCGCACCCGCGCCTTCCGCGGCCGTTATCACGTGCTGGGCGGCTCCATTAATCCGATCGCCGGGATTGGCCCCGACCAGTTGCGCATCCGCGAACTGCTCACACGCCTCAACGATGCTGAGATCCAAGAGATCATCATCGCTACCGACCCCAACCTCGAAGGCGAAGCGACCGCAACGTACCTCTCACGCATGCTGAAAACTCTGGGCATTGCCGTGACGCGCCTGGCATCAGGTCTGCCGGTGGGCGGCGATTTGGAATACGCCGACGAGGTCACCTTGGGCCGCGCCTTCGAAGGTCGCCGCAACGCGCTGACGTAA
- a CDS encoding DNA polymerase III subunit gamma and tau, producing MSAPTALYRRYRPDSFATVIGQEHVTAPLMTALDKNRVNHAYLFSGPRGCGKTTSARILARCLNCAKGPTSHPCGECDSCVELARGGPGSLDVIEIDAASHGGVDDARDLRERATFAPIRDRYKIFIIDEAHMVTSAGFNALLKIVEEPPEHIKFIFATTEPDKVIGTIRSRTHHYPFRLVPPEPLMAYLAQLCEQENVAVAPGVLSLVVRAGGGSVRDSLSVLDQLMAGAAATGLDYDLAVDLLGYTHSSLLDDIVEALAASDSATVFKSVDRVIQTGHDPRRFVEDLLERFRDLIIVQAMPESAHAILRGTPDELIARMQTQAAQLGAAELSRAADITNAAFNEMTGATSPRLHLELLGARLLLPGADASTRGMATRLDQLERRINYAGTPLAAPSGEVPAAVPAQGMPAQNFPSPGTAPVTYDSAPADSGSAASGGGTGSGGGASGGLAAVRAQLARAKEAAGAEVAARQTQDASPTTAQVAPAAQASAASPTPQTAQTVPSVQSVPAAPHVETTQPVQSGQSVQSADTAQPADTASPQQAARPARTWDDLPTPTGNTDFVGQQREVPAATNAAQTQPQAQQSTPRTQPNQPAPTQSTPPDAAVNTGGAPTAGVAAGTSAAGSSGIEVIRRAWPEIIGALRNIRMASWVIVNQNVVPQTFDGQELRVGLPSTGLIAAFSNGGHLANLQQAINQVLGLNVQILPVDGEAPKASSEPNPKVQTGNPSPQGGGPGNNATPRAESVTSQGQMTAPAQAVPAPVAAPTQAQAQASSPAPASAPASAPPQAPAQTAAPTATQAPAHAAAPVQAQNWQQSAPSQGQPIAAVLHDSWGLPVEPASAPAPEAAPAPSPEPVTQQSAAPSSAAVHSPASQAPAAPTAAVPSPEVTSTVESAPWDGPLEPSDPWDEPHPEFVPPADPYESGSAYPPEDAYLPSEATRASSPASAAAPAYTPPKISPIAAWTTGWDTPAVEEPVAAPALPETPRRSELLAQQVAQQSTQQAPADSAQDWGVSLGQTRRSDVADPGWGAMSAAPDWAQPGTANSDTADSGTADSGTAGPGAAESSPTDSGAANSTAPLSPAPTAEPAAPAASPEPPPAPASNVAQAPRPPSQGETSVTAPVQEDPASNVSEGGEKLSMYQRLANSPAAQAARVQTPAAAANTPYVEDVPSPDDVTIEESGVVGQAAVERILGGVLIEERPLNNSH from the coding sequence GTGAGTGCACCAACAGCCCTGTATCGCCGGTACCGTCCCGATTCCTTCGCCACTGTCATTGGCCAAGAACATGTCACCGCCCCGCTGATGACTGCCCTGGACAAGAACCGCGTTAACCACGCCTATCTCTTCTCCGGCCCCCGCGGCTGCGGAAAAACCACCTCGGCCCGCATCCTTGCCCGGTGCCTGAACTGCGCCAAGGGCCCCACCTCCCACCCCTGCGGTGAGTGTGACAGCTGTGTTGAACTGGCCCGCGGCGGCCCCGGCTCCCTGGATGTCATTGAAATTGACGCCGCCAGCCACGGTGGCGTTGACGATGCCCGCGATCTCCGGGAACGCGCCACCTTCGCACCCATTCGTGACCGCTACAAGATCTTCATCATCGACGAGGCCCACATGGTCACCTCGGCAGGCTTCAACGCGCTGCTGAAGATTGTTGAAGAGCCCCCGGAACACATCAAGTTCATCTTTGCCACCACCGAACCTGACAAGGTCATTGGCACCATCCGCTCCCGTACGCACCATTACCCCTTCCGGCTGGTGCCCCCGGAACCGCTCATGGCCTATTTGGCACAATTGTGTGAACAGGAAAACGTTGCCGTTGCTCCCGGCGTTCTGTCCCTCGTAGTACGTGCCGGTGGCGGTTCCGTACGCGATTCCCTCTCGGTCCTTGACCAGTTGATGGCCGGCGCCGCTGCGACAGGCCTGGACTACGATCTGGCCGTGGATCTGCTTGGCTACACCCACTCCTCCCTCTTGGATGACATCGTTGAGGCCCTGGCTGCCAGCGACTCCGCCACGGTTTTCAAGTCCGTGGACCGGGTCATTCAGACCGGACATGATCCCCGCCGCTTCGTCGAGGATCTGCTGGAGCGCTTCCGCGACCTCATCATCGTCCAGGCCATGCCGGAAAGTGCCCACGCAATCCTGCGCGGCACCCCGGATGAACTCATTGCCCGCATGCAGACTCAGGCAGCTCAGCTCGGTGCCGCCGAACTCTCCCGTGCCGCGGACATCACCAACGCCGCCTTCAACGAGATGACCGGCGCAACTTCTCCGCGCCTGCACCTTGAACTGCTGGGTGCCCGGCTCCTGCTGCCGGGGGCTGACGCCTCCACTCGCGGCATGGCCACCAGACTCGACCAACTCGAACGTCGAATCAACTACGCCGGCACCCCGCTGGCCGCACCCTCGGGTGAGGTACCCGCCGCGGTTCCTGCGCAGGGAATGCCTGCCCAGAATTTCCCCAGCCCAGGTACTGCGCCGGTCACGTACGATTCCGCACCCGCCGACTCCGGCAGTGCTGCTTCAGGCGGCGGTACTGGTTCCGGCGGCGGTGCTAGCGGCGGATTGGCCGCTGTCAGGGCACAGCTGGCCCGCGCCAAGGAAGCCGCCGGCGCCGAAGTTGCGGCACGGCAGACCCAGGATGCCAGCCCCACAACGGCACAGGTAGCTCCTGCGGCACAGGCGTCAGCCGCTTCGCCGACACCTCAGACAGCTCAGACCGTTCCGTCAGTTCAATCCGTTCCGGCGGCTCCGCACGTTGAGACTACCCAGCCGGTTCAGTCGGGCCAGTCGGTTCAGTCTGCTGACACAGCTCAGCCCGCCGACACCGCTTCGCCGCAACAGGCTGCTCGCCCTGCCCGCACCTGGGATGATCTACCCACGCCCACTGGCAATACTGATTTTGTTGGCCAGCAGCGCGAAGTCCCGGCTGCTACAAACGCGGCCCAGACTCAGCCGCAGGCTCAGCAGTCGACCCCGCGGACTCAGCCAAACCAGCCAGCACCAACACAGTCCACACCACCTGACGCTGCCGTAAATACCGGCGGCGCTCCAACTGCCGGCGTGGCTGCGGGTACCTCAGCCGCTGGCTCCTCCGGCATTGAAGTCATCCGTCGAGCGTGGCCGGAAATCATCGGTGCACTGCGCAATATCCGTATGGCGTCGTGGGTTATTGTCAACCAAAACGTGGTGCCGCAAACTTTTGACGGACAAGAACTGCGCGTCGGACTTCCCTCCACCGGCCTCATTGCTGCCTTCAGTAATGGCGGGCACCTGGCGAACCTCCAGCAGGCCATCAACCAGGTTCTCGGCCTGAACGTCCAGATCCTCCCCGTTGACGGCGAGGCCCCGAAGGCGAGCTCTGAACCAAACCCAAAAGTTCAAACCGGTAACCCTTCACCACAGGGTGGAGGGCCTGGCAACAATGCCACCCCGAGGGCGGAAAGTGTCACCAGCCAAGGCCAGATGACTGCCCCTGCGCAGGCTGTCCCCGCTCCCGTTGCTGCTCCGACTCAGGCACAGGCACAGGCATCCTCTCCAGCGCCAGCATCAGCGCCCGCATCAGCCCCGCCCCAAGCACCCGCTCAGACTGCAGCACCGACCGCGACTCAAGCACCGGCCCACGCTGCAGCGCCTGTTCAGGCACAGAATTGGCAGCAGTCAGCCCCCTCTCAGGGGCAGCCTATCGCCGCCGTTTTGCACGATTCTTGGGGACTGCCCGTGGAGCCGGCTTCAGCCCCGGCACCAGAGGCTGCGCCGGCTCCGTCACCCGAGCCTGTAACGCAGCAGTCGGCTGCGCCCTCATCCGCTGCTGTCCACTCCCCCGCATCACAGGCGCCCGCAGCACCCACAGCAGCTGTTCCCTCCCCCGAAGTCACCTCCACTGTGGAGTCAGCTCCCTGGGATGGTCCGCTGGAACCCAGCGATCCTTGGGATGAACCCCACCCCGAGTTCGTTCCTCCGGCGGATCCCTACGAGTCAGGCTCGGCGTACCCTCCGGAAGACGCGTACCTTCCCAGCGAAGCTACCCGGGCCAGTAGCCCGGCTTCCGCCGCAGCGCCGGCGTACACACCGCCCAAGATTTCACCCATTGCGGCGTGGACCACGGGTTGGGACACTCCTGCCGTTGAGGAGCCCGTAGCCGCACCGGCCTTGCCCGAAACACCGCGCCGCAGTGAACTGCTCGCCCAACAGGTGGCTCAACAGTCCACCCAACAAGCTCCTGCAGACTCTGCTCAGGACTGGGGAGTTTCGCTGGGCCAGACCCGTCGATCCGATGTGGCCGATCCTGGTTGGGGCGCTATGTCTGCCGCACCCGATTGGGCACAGCCGGGCACAGCAAATTCGGACACGGCAGATTCGGGCACGGCAGATTCAGGAACTGCAGGACCCGGCGCCGCAGAATCCAGCCCAACCGATTCCGGCGCAGCTAATTCCACAGCTCCGCTATCCCCTGCTCCCACGGCAGAACCGGCCGCACCGGCGGCAAGCCCCGAGCCACCGCCGGCACCGGCCAGCAACGTCGCACAAGCGCCGCGTCCCCCCAGCCAGGGCGAAACCTCGGTGACGGCTCCTGTTCAGGAGGATCCGGCGTCGAACGTGTCAGAGGGCGGGGAAAAGCTGAGCATGTATCAGCGCCTGGCCAACAGCCCAGCGGCTCAGGCAGCGCGCGTCCAGACTCCGGCTGCCGCGGCCAACACCCCGTACGTGGAAGACGTCCCCAGCCCGGACGATGTCACCATCGAAGAATCCGGCGTGGTGGGACAAGCCGCCGTCGAGCGTATTCTTGGCGGAGTACTCATCGAGGAACGCCCGCTCAATAATTCACATTGA